A single genomic interval of Mobula hypostoma chromosome 7, sMobHyp1.1, whole genome shotgun sequence harbors:
- the LOC134349259 gene encoding cation channel sperm-associated protein 3-like isoform X4, whose translation MLDSWSDLEEETDQFGFKSSRLFIMCFILLGVFLFVNLFIGVIIINIRETSREFNKGIQAERESTLMGKKQAILQRQRNHITEIMEKQKTSQFESFSEMIAKFKQTLRHDDFIMLDDICSSLTFIDIYLSSLDEQDNTLYKLQQLYFEISYVLGNLLRTAQHQNERDTEVNPSPMEMQ comes from the exons CTGGATAGCTGGAGCGACCttgaggaagaaacagatcaATTTGGTTTCAAATCAAGTCGACTTTTCATCATGTGTTTCATTTTGCTGGGTGTCTTTCTCTTTGTCAACCTCTTCATTGGAGTTATCATTATAAATATAAGG GAAACATCTAGAGAGTTTAATAAAGGGATCCAAGCTGAAAGAGAATCAACGCTGATGGGAAAGAAGCAAGCTATATTACAAAGGCAAAGAAATCATATCACGGAGATAATGGAAAAGCAG AAAACCAGTCAATTTGAAAGCTTCAGTGAAATGATTGCGAAGTTCAAACAGACCCTTCGTCATGATGATTTTATTATGTTGGATGATATATGTTCAAGTCTGACGTTCATAGATATTTACCTATCGAGCCTGGATGAACAGGACAATACATTGTACAA ATTACAACAGCTTTACTTTGAAATTTCTTACGTTCTGGGCAATTTGTTGAGAACTGCTCAGCACCAAAATGAAAGGGACACAGAAGTAAACCCCTCTCCAATGGAAATGCAGTGA